In Synechococcus sp. RS9909, one genomic interval encodes:
- a CDS encoding NAD(P)/FAD-dependent oxidoreductase, translated as MTAQSPQESATATTASPCGSSRLHDLIVVGGGPAGYLAAITAAELGLERVAVLEATPEPLTKVRLSGGGRCNVTHACWDPTDLVRHYPRGSRPLRGPFSRFACGDAVAWFSERGLELVEEADGRMFPRANRSDAVIQCLQRASRDAGVQLHTGSPVRGLVRCADGFQLEGAGRPSLPRSSWQARRVLLATGGHPSGRKLAAGLGHRIIAPLPSLFTLALDAAGLTACSGVALDNVELQLSLPGGRWQQHGRVLITHWGLSGPATLRLTAFAARALHAERYRGVLTVRWLGGLSPERGVAVVRALRHDQARRTLAAARPCSDRLPRRLWLALLEQVGADPQRRWADCPAAWERALAQALTGSNYSIRGRGPFGEEFVTAGGVDLGDVNLATMESRVVPGLHFAGELLDVDGVTGGFNFQHCWSSGWLAGQAIAAALTT; from the coding sequence ATGACGGCCCAAAGCCCACAGGAAAGCGCTACTGCAACAACGGCGTCGCCCTGCGGTTCCAGCCGGCTGCATGACCTGATCGTGGTTGGGGGTGGTCCCGCTGGTTATCTGGCGGCGATCACGGCGGCGGAGCTGGGGCTGGAGCGGGTTGCGGTGCTGGAGGCCACGCCCGAGCCGCTCACCAAGGTGCGTCTCAGCGGTGGTGGGCGCTGCAATGTCACCCATGCCTGCTGGGATCCGACAGATCTGGTGCGCCATTACCCGCGTGGAAGTCGGCCGTTGCGTGGCCCGTTCAGTCGTTTTGCCTGTGGCGATGCGGTGGCCTGGTTTTCGGAGCGCGGCCTCGAGCTGGTGGAGGAGGCCGACGGCCGGATGTTTCCCCGCGCTAATCGTTCCGATGCGGTGATTCAGTGCCTGCAACGGGCGTCCCGGGACGCCGGTGTGCAGCTGCACACCGGATCACCGGTGCGGGGGCTGGTGCGCTGTGCCGATGGCTTTCAGCTGGAGGGTGCCGGTCGGCCGTCCCTGCCCCGTTCGTCCTGGCAGGCCCGACGCGTGCTCCTCGCCACCGGTGGGCATCCCAGTGGCCGCAAGCTGGCTGCTGGCCTCGGTCACCGGATCATTGCGCCCCTGCCGTCCCTGTTCACGCTGGCCCTCGACGCCGCCGGCTTGACGGCCTGTTCCGGCGTCGCCCTCGATAATGTGGAGCTGCAGCTCAGCCTCCCTGGCGGACGCTGGCAGCAGCACGGCAGGGTGTTGATCACCCACTGGGGATTGAGCGGGCCGGCGACGTTGCGCCTCACGGCTTTTGCGGCTCGGGCGCTCCATGCCGAGCGTTATCGCGGTGTTCTCACCGTGCGCTGGCTGGGCGGGTTGAGCCCCGAGCGGGGGGTGGCGGTTGTGCGAGCGCTCCGCCATGACCAGGCCCGACGCACCCTTGCCGCGGCCAGGCCCTGCTCCGATCGCCTGCCCCGTCGGCTCTGGTTGGCCCTATTGGAGCAGGTGGGGGCGGATCCTCAGCGCCGTTGGGCGGATTGCCCCGCCGCCTGGGAACGGGCTCTGGCGCAGGCGCTCACCGGCAGCAACTACAGCATTCGTGGTCGTGGACCGTTCGGTGAAGAATTCGTCACCGCCGGTGGCGTCGATCTGGGTGACGTGAATCTGGCCACGATGGAAAGTCGTGTGGTGCCCGGGCTGCATTTCGCCGGAGAGCTGCTCGACGTGGATGGCGTCACCGGCGGCTTCAATTTTCAACACTGCTGGAGCAGTGGCTGGTTGGCGGGTCAGGCGATCGCAGCAGCGCTCACTACTTGA
- a CDS encoding type II secretion system F family protein: MASFVATYSGPAGDNRSIRIQAKDVTSARKLLRRRGIRANSLVADPSATGDSPRTGAGSRSWLSIDWNAALEKAPGVKDKAVFASKLAALVDAGVPIVRSLDLMARQQRLPMFKRALLQISLEVNQGTAMGAAMRQWPKVFDPLSIAMVEAGEAGGVLDESLKRLAKLLEDNARLQNQIKGALGYPVAVLVIAILVFLGMTIFLIPTFAGIFKDLGAELPLFTQLMVDLSELLRSPLSLLLAGVMLMALWMLSRYYATAKGRRAIDRLLLRLPLFGDLIMKTATAQFCRIFSSLTRAGVPILMSLEISSDTAGNSIISDAILASRGLVQEGVLLSAALIRQNVLPEMALSMLAIGEETGEMDQMLSKVADFYEDEVTASVKALTSMLEPAMIVVVGGIVGSILLAMYLPMFTVFDQIK; encoded by the coding sequence ATGGCCAGTTTTGTTGCCACCTACAGCGGTCCTGCCGGCGACAACCGCAGCATTCGCATTCAGGCCAAAGACGTCACCAGCGCCCGCAAGCTGCTGCGCCGTCGCGGCATCCGCGCCAACAGCCTGGTGGCGGACCCAAGCGCCACGGGCGACAGCCCGCGCACTGGGGCTGGCTCACGCTCATGGCTCTCCATCGATTGGAACGCAGCCCTGGAAAAAGCCCCGGGGGTGAAAGACAAAGCGGTGTTTGCCAGCAAGCTGGCAGCCCTGGTGGATGCAGGCGTGCCAATCGTGCGCAGCCTCGATCTGATGGCCCGTCAGCAGCGCCTGCCGATGTTCAAACGGGCCTTGCTGCAGATCAGCCTTGAAGTGAACCAGGGCACAGCCATGGGGGCGGCCATGCGCCAGTGGCCCAAGGTGTTCGACCCATTGAGCATCGCCATGGTGGAGGCCGGTGAAGCCGGTGGGGTGCTCGACGAATCCCTCAAACGGCTGGCCAAGCTGCTGGAAGACAACGCCCGACTCCAGAACCAGATCAAAGGAGCCCTGGGATACCCCGTGGCCGTGCTGGTGATCGCGATTCTCGTCTTCCTGGGGATGACGATCTTTCTGATTCCCACCTTCGCCGGCATTTTCAAGGACCTCGGGGCTGAACTGCCCCTGTTCACCCAGTTGATGGTGGATCTCAGCGAGCTGCTGCGTTCACCCTTGTCCTTGCTGCTCGCTGGCGTGATGCTGATGGCGTTGTGGATGCTGAGCCGGTATTACGCCACCGCCAAGGGACGACGCGCGATCGACCGTCTGCTGCTGCGCCTGCCCCTGTTCGGCGATCTGATCATGAAAACCGCCACAGCACAGTTCTGCCGGATCTTCAGTTCCCTCACCCGTGCCGGTGTGCCGATCCTGATGTCGCTGGAGATTTCCAGCGACACAGCCGGCAATTCGATCATTTCCGATGCGATCCTCGCTTCCCGTGGCCTCGTGCAGGAAGGCGTGCTGCTCAGTGCTGCCCTGATTCGCCAGAACGTGCTGCCCGAGATGGCCCTGAGCATGCTCGCCATCGGCGAAGAAACGGGAGAGATGGATCAGATGCTCAGCAAAGTGGCCGACTTCTACGAAGATGAAGTGACGGCCTCGGTGAAAGCGCTCACCTCGATGCTCGAGCCAGCGATGATCGTGGTGGTGGGTGGCATTGTCGGCTCGATTCTGCTGGCGATGTATCTGCCGATGTTCACGGTCTTCGACCAGATCAAGTAG
- a CDS encoding type IV pilus twitching motility protein PilT, whose amino-acid sequence MELMIEDLMEQLVQGSGSDLHLASGQPPYGRFNGQLRPLSESPLSEESCNRLIFSMLNNSQRKTLEQTWELDCAYGLKGVARFRVNVYRQKGSYAACLRALGNTIPSIASLELPPVVVDTCARPRGLVLVTGPTGSGKTTTLAALLDHINHSRSEHILTIEDPIEFVYRSDRSMVHQRQLNEDTRSFANALRAALREDPDVILVGEMRDLETIQLAITAAETGHLVFGTLHTSSAAQTVDRMVDVFPPGQQTQIRVQLSGSLVAVFAQTLCRRLDPKPGQFGRVMAQEILINTAAIANLIREGKTAQLYSQLQTGADLGMQTLERALADLVTAGSISRDEAMAKAGKPGELDRLLGGS is encoded by the coding sequence ATGGAGCTGATGATCGAAGACCTGATGGAGCAGCTGGTGCAGGGCAGCGGCAGCGACCTGCATCTGGCCAGCGGGCAGCCGCCCTATGGGCGCTTCAACGGACAGCTCCGCCCCCTCTCGGAATCGCCGCTCAGCGAAGAAAGCTGCAACCGACTGATCTTTTCGATGCTCAACAACAGCCAGCGCAAGACCCTGGAGCAAACCTGGGAGCTGGATTGCGCCTATGGCCTCAAGGGGGTGGCCCGCTTCCGCGTCAACGTGTATCGGCAGAAGGGGAGCTACGCCGCCTGCCTGCGGGCCCTGGGCAACACGATCCCCAGCATCGCCTCGCTGGAGCTGCCGCCGGTGGTGGTGGACACCTGTGCCCGACCGCGGGGCCTGGTGCTGGTGACCGGACCGACTGGATCGGGCAAAACCACCACCCTCGCCGCCCTGCTCGACCACATCAACCACAGCCGCAGCGAACACATCCTCACGATCGAAGACCCGATCGAGTTCGTGTATCGCAGCGACCGCAGCATGGTGCACCAGCGCCAGCTCAATGAAGACACCCGCAGCTTTGCCAATGCACTGCGCGCCGCCTTGCGCGAAGACCCGGACGTGATCCTGGTGGGTGAAATGCGCGATCTCGAAACGATCCAGCTGGCGATCACCGCAGCGGAAACCGGTCATCTGGTGTTTGGAACCCTGCACACCAGTTCCGCCGCCCAGACGGTGGATCGGATGGTGGATGTGTTCCCTCCCGGCCAGCAAACCCAGATCCGGGTGCAACTCTCCGGCAGCCTGGTGGCCGTTTTCGCCCAGACCCTCTGCCGTCGGCTCGATCCGAAACCGGGGCAATTCGGCCGGGTGATGGCCCAGGAAATTCTGATCAACACAGCGGCGATCGCCAACCTGATCCGTGAAGGCAAAACCGCCCAGCTCTATTCCCAGCTGCAAACCGGTGCGGATCTGGGCATGCAGACCCTCGAGCGGGCCCTGGCCGATCTGGTGACGGCCGGCAGCATCAGCCGGGATGAGGCCATGGCCAAAGCGGGCAAACCGGGTGAACTGGACCGCTTGCTGGGCGGATCCTGA
- a CDS encoding GspE/PulE family protein: MTVHAPAAAAQNPWHQQRLELELLLQVPVPERLDAAADAQLQEAMRRKDLTQQLQPLLARRDDSRDDSRDTPAPSLLDGFDPEGVLEDDADENARLAGLHEDLEQSLRDSETSPVVNLVNRILLQALQLGASDIHVEPQQAGLQVRFRQDGVLQSYSEPLPSRLVPAVTSRFKIMADLDIAERRQAQDGRIRRRFQERTVDFRVNSLPSRFGEKIVLRLLDSSATQLGLDTLITDPAALDLVRNLGAKPFGMILVTGPTGSGKSTTLYSLLAERNDPGINISTVEDPIEYTLPGITQCQVNRDKGFDFSTALRAFMRQDPDVLLVGETRDLETAKTAIEAALTGHLVLTTLHCNDAPSAIARLSEMGVEPFMVSASLIGIVSQRLLRKVCHHCCESYQPDASELGRFGLMTHNEADVRFVRAHHHDGDGQACPHCQGSGYRGRIGVYEVLRMNEELATAVARGATTDVIRRLALESGMTTLLGYSLELVRRGQTTLEEVGRMILTDAGLESERRARALHSLTCQGCGGGLQEGWLECPYCLTPRQ, translated from the coding sequence TTGACCGTCCACGCACCTGCCGCCGCTGCACAGAACCCGTGGCACCAGCAGCGACTGGAGCTGGAGCTGCTGCTTCAGGTTCCTGTGCCGGAGCGGCTCGATGCCGCCGCTGATGCGCAACTGCAGGAGGCGATGCGCCGAAAGGATTTAACCCAGCAGCTGCAACCGCTCCTGGCCCGGCGCGACGACAGCCGCGACGACAGCCGCGACACCCCAGCGCCATCCCTGCTCGATGGGTTCGACCCGGAGGGAGTGCTTGAGGACGACGCCGACGAGAACGCTCGACTGGCGGGCCTGCACGAAGATCTGGAGCAGAGCCTGAGGGATTCCGAAACCTCACCGGTGGTGAATCTGGTGAACCGGATCCTGCTGCAGGCCCTGCAACTGGGTGCCAGCGACATTCATGTGGAACCGCAGCAGGCAGGCCTGCAGGTGCGGTTCCGACAGGACGGCGTGCTGCAGAGCTACAGCGAACCGTTGCCGAGTCGGTTAGTGCCCGCCGTGACCTCCCGCTTCAAGATCATGGCCGACCTGGACATCGCCGAACGCCGCCAGGCACAGGACGGCCGCATCCGCAGGCGCTTCCAGGAGCGCACGGTGGATTTCCGGGTCAACAGCCTGCCGAGCCGCTTCGGCGAAAAGATTGTGCTGCGCCTGCTCGACAGCTCCGCCACCCAGCTGGGGCTGGACACCTTGATCACCGACCCGGCGGCCCTGGATCTGGTGCGCAATCTCGGCGCCAAACCCTTCGGGATGATCCTGGTGACCGGACCGACGGGCTCGGGAAAATCGACCACGCTGTATTCCCTGCTGGCGGAGCGCAACGACCCGGGAATCAACATCTCCACCGTGGAAGATCCGATCGAATACACCCTGCCGGGCATCACGCAGTGCCAGGTGAACCGCGACAAAGGCTTTGATTTCAGCACCGCCCTGCGCGCCTTCATGCGTCAGGACCCGGATGTGCTGCTGGTGGGCGAAACCCGCGACCTGGAGACCGCCAAGACAGCGATCGAAGCGGCGCTCACCGGTCACCTGGTGCTGACCACACTCCATTGCAACGATGCACCGAGTGCCATCGCCCGCTTGAGCGAGATGGGGGTGGAACCGTTCATGGTCAGCGCCTCCCTAATCGGCATCGTGTCGCAACGCCTGCTGCGCAAGGTATGCCACCACTGCTGCGAGAGCTATCAGCCCGATGCCAGCGAACTGGGGCGATTCGGACTGATGACCCACAACGAAGCGGATGTGCGCTTTGTGCGAGCCCATCACCACGATGGCGACGGCCAGGCCTGTCCCCACTGCCAGGGCAGTGGATATCGGGGCCGGATAGGGGTCTACGAAGTGCTGCGGATGAATGAGGAGCTGGCGACGGCGGTGGCCCGTGGCGCCACCACCGACGTGATCCGGCGACTCGCCCTGGAAAGCGGCATGACGACGCTGCTGGGCTACAGCCTGGAGCTGGTGCGCCGCGGCCAGACGACCCTGGAGGAAGTGGGCCGGATGATCCTCACCGACGCCGGTCTGGAATCGGAACGCCGCGCCCGAGCCCTGCACAGCCTCACCTGCCAGGGCTGCGGTGGCGGACTGCAGGAAGGCTGGCTGGAATGTCCGTACTGTCTGACCCCACGTCAGTGA
- the grpE gene encoding nucleotide exchange factor GrpE, translated as MSGDPSSPAQEPVRDAAPQGEAQASVVEPADANPAAAEQAAANQSPADQPAADNEARLEQLEREHSTLRDEHETLRSQYMRIAADFDNFRKRQSRDQDDLKLQITCSTLSEILPVVDNFERARQQLNPESEEAQSLHRSYQGLYKQLVDVLKQLGVAPMRVVGQEFDPTLHEAVLREPSDEHGEDVVIEELQRGYHLQGRVLRHAMVKVSMGPGPQVQAGATSATEASAESAEPEGGQPDHDQA; from the coding sequence ATGAGTGGTGATCCCTCCTCCCCCGCGCAAGAGCCCGTCCGTGATGCGGCGCCTCAAGGCGAGGCCCAGGCATCGGTCGTCGAGCCTGCCGATGCCAACCCTGCGGCCGCGGAGCAAGCCGCTGCGAACCAATCCCCTGCTGACCAGCCCGCTGCGGACAATGAGGCCAGGCTGGAACAGCTGGAGCGCGAGCACAGCACCCTCCGCGATGAGCACGAGACCCTGCGCAGTCAGTACATGCGCATCGCTGCCGATTTCGACAACTTCCGCAAGCGCCAGAGTCGCGATCAGGACGATCTCAAGCTTCAGATCACCTGCAGCACCCTGAGCGAGATCCTGCCGGTGGTCGACAACTTCGAGCGGGCGCGCCAGCAACTCAACCCGGAAAGTGAGGAGGCGCAGTCGCTGCATCGCAGCTACCAGGGTCTCTACAAACAGCTGGTGGATGTGCTCAAGCAGCTGGGCGTTGCGCCGATGCGGGTGGTGGGTCAGGAGTTCGACCCGACTCTGCATGAAGCGGTGCTGCGCGAACCGAGTGATGAGCACGGCGAAGATGTGGTGATCGAGGAGCTACAGCGCGGCTACCACCTGCAGGGCCGCGTGCTCCGCCACGCCATGGTGAAGGTCTCGATGGGTCCGGGTCCTCAGGTTCAGGCCGGCGCAACCTCGGCGACGGAGGCTTCGGCCGAGAGTGCTGAGCCGGAGGGCGGACAACCCGACCATGACCAGGCCTGA
- the dnaJ gene encoding molecular chaperone DnaJ, with protein sequence MADYYEMLGVGRDADADTLKRAYRRLARQYHPDVNKDPGAEDRFKEIGRAYEVLSDPQSRARYDQFGEAGLGGAAGMPDMGDMGGFADLFETFFSGFGGAGSGGRQRRRGPQQGDDLRYDLTIDFEQAVFGQEREIRIPHLETCTTCNGSGAKTGSGPTTCTTCGGVGQVRRATRTPFGSFTQVAECPSCNGSGQVIADPCTACGGQGVQQVRKKLRINIPAGVDTGTRLRVAGEGNAGLRGGPAGDLYVFLTVKPHPSLRRDGLTVLSEVKVSYLQAILGDTIEVETVDGPADLEIPAGTQPNAVLTLENKGIPKLGNPVARGNQRISVTVQLPTRLNDDERRLLEDLAGHHSARGEQHHHHKSGLFARLFGQR encoded by the coding sequence ATGGCCGATTACTACGAGATGCTCGGCGTCGGTAGAGACGCCGATGCCGACACGCTGAAGCGGGCCTATCGGCGTCTCGCTCGCCAGTATCACCCGGATGTGAACAAGGATCCCGGCGCGGAGGATCGCTTCAAGGAGATCGGGCGGGCCTACGAAGTGCTCAGCGATCCCCAGAGCCGTGCCCGCTACGACCAGTTCGGGGAAGCGGGGCTCGGTGGCGCTGCCGGCATGCCCGATATGGGCGACATGGGCGGCTTCGCCGACCTGTTCGAGACCTTCTTCAGTGGGTTCGGCGGTGCTGGCAGCGGTGGTCGGCAGCGGCGGCGTGGGCCCCAGCAGGGCGACGATCTGCGCTACGACCTCACCATTGACTTCGAACAGGCTGTCTTCGGGCAGGAGCGGGAGATCCGGATTCCCCACCTCGAAACCTGCACCACCTGCAACGGCAGCGGCGCCAAAACCGGCAGTGGACCCACCACCTGCACCACCTGTGGCGGCGTGGGTCAGGTGCGTCGCGCCACCCGCACCCCCTTCGGCAGTTTCACCCAGGTGGCGGAATGTCCCAGCTGCAATGGCAGCGGTCAGGTGATCGCCGATCCCTGCACCGCCTGTGGTGGTCAGGGGGTGCAGCAGGTGCGCAAGAAGCTGCGCATCAACATTCCTGCTGGAGTGGATACGGGCACCCGCCTGAGGGTCGCCGGTGAGGGCAACGCTGGCCTGCGGGGTGGTCCCGCCGGTGATCTGTATGTGTTTCTCACGGTCAAACCCCACCCCAGCCTTCGCCGGGATGGCCTCACCGTGCTCTCTGAGGTGAAGGTCAGTTATCTGCAGGCGATTCTCGGCGACACGATCGAAGTGGAAACCGTGGATGGGCCCGCCGATCTCGAGATTCCGGCAGGGACCCAACCCAATGCTGTGCTCACCCTCGAGAACAAGGGAATTCCCAAACTGGGCAACCCGGTGGCCCGCGGCAATCAACGCATCAGCGTCACGGTGCAGCTGCCCACCCGACTCAATGACGATGAACGGCGTCTGCTTGAGGATCTGGCCGGTCACCACTCGGCCCGCGGTGAGCAACACCATCACCACAAGAGTGGCCTGTTCGCCCGCTTGTTCGGGCAACGCTGA
- a CDS encoding sulfurtransferase TusA family protein → MASSGADQSLDLRGTPCPVNFIRCRLALETLPCGAQLQVTLDRGEPEAMVLSGLQQDGHAVSVLHTDADWLKIVVTRGPA, encoded by the coding sequence GTGGCGTCGTCTGGGGCCGATCAGAGCCTTGATCTGCGCGGCACGCCCTGTCCGGTCAATTTCATTCGTTGCCGCCTGGCCCTGGAGACGCTTCCGTGCGGCGCTCAGCTGCAGGTGACGCTCGACCGGGGTGAGCCGGAGGCGATGGTGCTTTCTGGTCTGCAGCAGGACGGTCACGCCGTCTCGGTGCTTCACACCGATGCGGATTGGTTGAAGATTGTGGTGACCCGTGGACCGGCCTGA
- the rsgA gene encoding ribosome small subunit-dependent GTPase A has product MDRPERQPGVVVALQANYLEVELEGVGSGLRLLCTRRTRLAHRGAAVHVGDHVWVEAIDRRQARAVVASVEPRSSWLARPPVANVTAVVVVLAVEQPAFDPDQASRFLLTAEQTGLAVQVLLSKSDLIPEEPLRLLVQRLQGWGYGVLPVSSQTGMGLDTLRSQLACQPLSVLCGPSGVGKSSLLNALIPQLELRVGAVSGRLQRGRHTTRHVELHPLASGARVADTPGFNRPELPADAHNLEVLFPELRSRIAQHPCRFRDCLHRDEPGCGVDRDWDRYPLYRRAVEDLLALSRPSRGG; this is encoded by the coding sequence GTGGACCGGCCTGAGCGCCAGCCCGGTGTGGTGGTGGCGCTGCAGGCCAATTACCTCGAGGTGGAGTTGGAGGGGGTTGGGTCGGGGCTGCGGCTTCTCTGCACCCGTCGCACCCGACTTGCCCATCGGGGTGCGGCGGTGCATGTGGGAGATCACGTGTGGGTGGAGGCGATCGATCGGCGCCAGGCCCGGGCGGTTGTGGCCTCGGTGGAACCGCGCAGCAGTTGGTTGGCACGACCGCCGGTGGCCAATGTCACCGCGGTGGTGGTGGTGCTGGCGGTGGAACAACCGGCTTTCGATCCCGACCAGGCCAGCCGGTTTCTGCTCACCGCCGAACAGACCGGCTTGGCGGTGCAGGTGCTGCTGAGCAAATCGGATCTGATCCCAGAGGAGCCGTTGCGCTTGCTGGTGCAGCGTCTGCAGGGCTGGGGTTATGGCGTGCTGCCGGTGTCGAGCCAGACCGGCATGGGCCTGGACACGCTGCGTTCCCAGCTGGCCTGCCAACCGCTGTCGGTGCTGTGCGGGCCTTCGGGGGTGGGCAAGAGTTCCCTGCTCAATGCCCTGATTCCTCAACTCGAACTCCGGGTCGGCGCGGTGTCTGGTCGGTTGCAACGGGGCCGTCACACCACCCGGCACGTGGAGTTACATCCCTTGGCTTCCGGAGCGCGGGTGGCTGACACACCCGGGTTCAACCGTCCGGAGTTGCCAGCCGATGCCCATAACCTGGAGGTGCTGTTTCCGGAATTGCGTTCTCGGATCGCCCAGCACCCCTGCCGTTTCCGAGACTGTCTCCACCGGGATGAGCCCGGTTGCGGCGTGGATCGCGACTGGGATCGCTACCCCCTCTACCGGCGTGCCGTGGAGGACCTGCTGGCTCTCAGCCGCCCATCCCGGGGAGGTTGA
- a CDS encoding YbaB/EbfC family nucleoid-associated protein — translation MAGFGLPNFGQLTEAFRKAQQIQQDAQKLQEELDAMEIEGSSEDGRASIWLSGNQQPLRVRLDPALLAEGQAAAEAAVLAALQSAYERSTGTMKERMEELTGGLNLNLPGMGG, via the coding sequence ATGGCAGGGTTCGGACTCCCCAATTTCGGTCAGCTCACGGAAGCCTTCCGGAAGGCCCAGCAGATCCAGCAGGACGCCCAGAAGCTCCAGGAGGAACTGGATGCCATGGAAATCGAGGGGAGCTCTGAGGATGGCAGGGCCAGCATCTGGCTCTCGGGCAATCAACAGCCCCTGCGGGTGCGTCTCGACCCCGCCCTGCTCGCCGAAGGCCAGGCTGCTGCGGAAGCCGCTGTGCTCGCCGCCCTGCAATCCGCCTACGAACGCTCCACCGGCACGATGAAAGAGCGCATGGAGGAGCTCACCGGTGGGCTCAACCTCAACCTCCCCGGGATGGGCGGCTGA
- the murB gene encoding UDP-N-acetylmuramate dehydrogenase: MQLVESGLLKRQVSLAEYTTWRVGGPAEWLAEPSHDEQLDALLQWAQDEGLPCRVIGAGSNLLIHDDGLPGLTLCLRKLQGSDLNADSGAVSAWAGEPIPTLARRAARAGLHGLEWAVGIPGTVGGAAVMNAGAQGGCTAERLVAVDVLSLDGDTCGARLRLEPNDLDFDYRHSRLQNGHHLVIRGHFQLEPGHDPTALTQRTSSNLSHRTGTQPYQWPSCGSVFRNPEPLKAGRLIEALGLKGQRIGDAQVSPMHANFIVNLGHATAEQISDLIELVQTTVTKHHGIHLHPEVKRLGFPETTPH; encoded by the coding sequence ATGCAGCTGGTGGAGTCCGGCCTGCTCAAGCGTCAGGTCTCGCTCGCTGAGTACACCACCTGGCGGGTGGGTGGCCCAGCTGAATGGCTGGCGGAACCCTCCCACGACGAGCAACTCGATGCCCTGCTCCAGTGGGCTCAGGACGAAGGCCTCCCCTGCCGCGTGATCGGTGCGGGCTCCAACCTGTTGATCCACGATGACGGCCTGCCCGGACTGACGCTCTGCCTGCGCAAACTGCAGGGCAGTGACCTCAATGCCGACAGCGGAGCGGTGAGCGCCTGGGCCGGTGAACCGATTCCGACGCTGGCGCGGCGGGCGGCCCGCGCTGGCCTGCACGGCCTGGAATGGGCGGTGGGCATTCCTGGCACCGTGGGAGGAGCGGCTGTGATGAACGCCGGAGCCCAGGGGGGCTGCACCGCCGAGCGATTGGTGGCTGTGGATGTGCTCAGTCTCGATGGCGACACCTGCGGAGCCAGGCTCAGGCTTGAGCCCAACGACCTCGACTTCGACTATCGACACAGCCGTCTGCAGAACGGTCACCATCTGGTGATCCGGGGTCACTTCCAGCTGGAACCCGGCCACGACCCGACAGCGCTGACCCAACGCACCAGCAGCAATCTCAGCCATCGCACCGGAACCCAGCCCTATCAGTGGCCAAGCTGCGGCAGTGTGTTCCGTAATCCGGAGCCGTTGAAAGCCGGACGTCTGATCGAAGCGCTCGGGCTCAAAGGCCAGCGCATCGGTGATGCCCAGGTGTCGCCGATGCACGCCAATTTCATCGTGAACCTGGGCCACGCCACGGCCGAACAGATCAGCGACCTGATCGAACTGGTGCAGACCACCGTGACCAAGCATCACGGCATCCATCTGCACCCGGAGGTGAAGCGACTCGGTTTCCCCGAAACCACTCCGCACTGA